The DNA sequence TGACAACATTGGTGCCACGCAGCTCAGCATAAATCCCGTGCATCACAGTCGCATGAAACACATTGCCATTGATCTACATTTTGTCTGAGATTATGTGAACAAAGGCCTCCTCACCGTTAACCATGTGTCTACTtatgatcagttagcagatgCTCTCACCAAACCTCTCGCACGGTCTCAATTTCACACTTTACGTTCCAAGATTGGCGTTGTTGACGGCACCACCATCTTGCGGGGGCGTGTAATGGATCAAGGAAATCATCCAAAATAATCTCCTTAATTCTAGGACTTGTATCTTGTATGGAATGTAAATATTCTTTACGTATCTGTCAGCTTAATGCCTAGCGTTATTATCTCCTTCATTTACGTCTTTGTATAGCTTATATAATGTACAAACATGTCATGAATAACATACTGCAGTAACCATTTTCCATACTGTGTATAAACTCTTATACTAGTACTATCAAACAAGGATGATAATCTCATCGTTCTTGAGGCGTTCTCTTCATGCTTTATAATCTTCTGTTTGGTTGTCAAGAAATTGCCATATTATACAcaactctttttgtttttttatggttaattaattttttttaagatgcctttcattctctttttttttttttcaaataccaGATTGTGACAATTGCCAACTTTGGAAGGAAAGGTGTTTGCCGACAATGTGAGGACTAAAGAAAAGTCATCGAATTTCCAAATTAAGACACGGTTCAATGGGACCATTATGACGTGAAGAAGTATCAATAATTGGTTGCTTCAAATCATTATCAAGAAAGTTTGAATCATTTTGATCTTCTACCATTTCATTGTCAGTATGTGAACCTTCAATCTTCTACAAATCCATCACCGCGTAGAGATTAtctgtatatttattttgagacaAAAACATATGCACCTAAGAAGGCTTTTAAACCAACtcaaactaaaactaaaaaataaagatatgctCGACGCATGCGCAATGAACTGCATGCggcaaaaattattattttttttgtaaatatttttttaaagaaagcgTGCGatgtttgtataatttataattatatttaatattatttatttatttggtccGGTGGGTTTTCTTGACTACCCAATTCCTGCAGTAAAAAATACGCCACAAGGGATAGGGACTTCGCAGGCTGATAGAGCAAAGAAAACGATGAGTACTAGCATTCCAGAGTTCACACTTCAAAATGGCAACGCCATGCCACTTCTTGGATTCGGCACGGCTGAATATCCCTTCGGAAGCTCCTCTGAAACCATGAAAGAAACTTTCCTCCATGCAATCAAACTCGGATATCGGCACTTTGATTCGGCTGCTATTTACCAGTCCGAGCAGCTCCTAGGGGAAGCCATACAAGATGCTCTAAGCCTTGGGTTAGTCAAATCCAGGGACGAACTCTTCATCACTTCCAAGCTCTCGTGCAGCGACGGCCACCACGATCGTGTCCTCCCTGCAATGCAGAAAACTCTCAGGTAACAAACCAGAACAAATATGTATCTTCTACCtgttttcttccttcttcttttctcttctttcttccctgGTGTTTAATTTCTTTCCTCCGGCCTGTTCTGTTTCTTTCCGTTCACGGATTTAGTGTGAATTTGCTATCAATATCATTTGTACAGCAATCTGAAGTTGGAGTACGTTGATCTGTATCTGATTCACATGCCGGTAAGCTTGAAGACGGGGGAAATTGGAATATCCTTTAAGAAAGAGGACATCCTTCCGATGGATATGAAGTCTGTATGGGAAGCCATGGAGAACTGTCAAAAGCTCGGTTTGGCCAAATCAATTGGTGTAAGCAACTTTACCAGGAAAAAGCTTGAAACACTCCTTTCCACAGCAAGGATCCATCCAGCCGTCAACCAAGTAATTACTCTTTTAGTTTTAAGTTTTTCCTCTTTCCAATAAACAGAAGTTGTTCTTTAAGGTTGGCCATGTTCGGCAGCTGATTTATTTGTGTTTGCAAAGGTGGAGATGAACCCATATTGGCAGCAGAAGCAGCTGAGAGAGTTTTGTGAGGAAAAGGGTATACATATCACTGCCTACTCTCCCTTGGGAGGAAAGGGAACAATTTGGGGAACAAACTGGATAATGGAATGTGAGGTTCTAAAAGAGATTGCCAACGCTAAAGGAAGAACTATTGCACAGGTAAAAATTGCCTTATCTtctcaaaacaaacaaaaacatagaaaaatcagggactatttatttatttttggttttaggACTTTGAAAAGGACTGTCTAGTTTGAAGCATGATGGTAATTTATTGATTTGTTTGTGTGAAGATTTCATTAAGATGGGTACATGAGCAAGGGGTTAGTGTTGTTGTGAAAAGCTTCAACAAAGAGAGGATGAAAGAAAACCTAGACATATTTGACTGGAACCTGAGCCCGGATGAGCTGCAGAAGATAGCTGGAATTCCACAGCGCAGAGGATCTATTGCAAGTGAATTCATCTCTGATGAAGGCCCTTACAAGACTCTTTCGGAGCTTTGGGATGGAGAGATCTAGAAGCAAGACATGAGGGAGATCTAGAAGGCTAGAAGCAAGACATGATCCAGCTTAttcaagttgtttttttttttttttttcttttttttttttaagaaagctgtccacatttatttataaaaaaaaattacattcatGACTAAATATATACTGGAATATCTTTCTATCAACTATTATTTCAGAAATCAGTTAATGTATTTGAaactatactaatattatatatatatttatgattggTCTAATTTTCACTACAATTGATATTATCTACGTATAAAAGTTCAAGAGACAATATTCTGCATTAAATATAGACTCTATCTCAACCTTCATGGAAAGATATGGCTCAATCActacaaataaatattcaagagacgaattcttttttttttcttttttactaaataataaagaaaacagTAAGATAGTTGCAAAAAATGATAGATTTTAGTTTAGACTAATTCTAGTAGACTTTGAAAGTgttcttattcattttaaatgttATCGTTTAGCTGACACGTTGTATTTGAAGTTAATTCTTTTATCTAAATTATTGATACATGAGAAAAGATAATTACAGTCataaatgtgtaaatattatGCAAGCGTTGTGTaaccactttgaaaaaaatgaataaataaggattcatataaaaaatattaattttttaatagtagatctcactattttttaaagtaactgTACGATGCTTGCACACTCTAtaattgtatttaatattactcttgATATGTAAAGCAAATTTATATATACCAAATCAATCGAtaagatcaaaatcaaatatgaaaataaagagattttataaaaatatattctcaATTGATGTAGTTTTATATGATGTAATATatctgttttataataaaaagtaattttatattttaataaattatgtcaaatttatttttataaaatctctttataattaaaatctttttcaatttaattagattaatatcttgtctaaaattctaagaatattatggtattattttatagatattctATGTCAGaatatcttaaatttaaatgCCGATTGTATTTCCTTTATGATACGGGCTTTATAATTACAATGTAAATAAGTCAGATCAATAGTGTTAAAGAGTGCATATTTTTTAGCTGTACAGGAAAAGAAGCAGTTGGTGGGTGAGTCATCAAATAATGATCGAGCCATAGCAGGATCTCAAGGTATATATATGGAGATTAAAAGTGGCACATGCAGTGAAGATTTCATATGGACATCAATTAATAAGGCAATTCCTACAAAAAGTAATTTGTTTTATTGGTAGTAACTGATACAGATTTATGCCCTATATGTAACTTGGCAAAGGAAACAACCTGCCATGCATTGTGGAGTTGTGCAGTAGCTTCTGAAGTCTGGGCAGACTATCTCAgtttgttacaaaagtgggaTAGTGCAGAAGCAGATTTTAGAGGTTTATGGGAGAGGATGGTCTCAGTATTAGATTTGCAAAAATTGGGTGAGGTAGCATGTGTTCTAAGAAAAATTTGGTTCAGAAGACACAAGTTTATCTTTGAATCCAAGTTTGACAGTCCAAGGGTGGTTTATAATAATGCAGTAATTGAGCATGAAGAATATCAGCAGACCCAAGCAGGAGCTGTTAATGATGACAATAGTGGTTCTGGTTCTGTTTCAGCTAATAGGTTGGTGAGATGGAAGAAGCCAAAGCGTGGAGGGGTGAAATTGAATTAGGGTGCAGTTTATGAAGGCGCCTCGTACAGAATGGGTGCACGGTTAATAGCAAGAGATGCTGAGGGTGAGATACCAGTAACTCTGCAGATCACAAGTGCATGTTAAGCTGCCATTAATCATTGCTGAATTATATGCCTTATGGAGAGGCCTGACTCTTTGCATGGAGATTGGACTTAATGAGGTAGTGTTTGAAGGGGATTCTCATGTTGTAGTTAGGAAAGTTAACTGTGCAGCAGTGAACTATTCTGATTATGGTCAAATGGTGTGGTGGTAGATATTAAGGAAGTTCTAAGCAGCAAACCATCATGGCAGATTAAATACACTCCTAGAGAGGGGAACAAGGTAGTCCATCAATTAGCTAGTTAAGTTTGCTTTAAATTGTGAGGATGAGAGAGTATGGATGGAAGGAGGTCCTCCTTGTCTTCATAATCTTGTCATGCTAGAAAAGCATCAGTGTAACTGTTCATCACGAATGAATTAAATATAATTGTTTTgagctaaaaaaattatatagatattgaatatttagaattttctcacacgtagtttaaaaaaaaaaaaggagaaatgaTTACACGTCACTCTCTTCTTAAGACTGGATGTTATGGAATTATCGCTTGAGGATGTACTCGCGTGATGTGAAAGATGATTGAATAGAatctttttctctctattttctctccaCGTGATTCAGTTGTCCCGATCACTTTTGAGTTCGATAGAACAACGCAACTGCATCTCTCTCTACCGTCAAAAGTTGTGGTCCTTCAATTCACATGGAACTCTACTATCGAACAAGTATGATAATCTCATCGTTCTAGAGGCATTCTCTTCATGCTTTATAATTTTCTGTTTGGTTGTCAAGAAATTTACACGCCCATGACGTCCTCcaattctaaaattattttaagcaATGGTTATGGACGTGTTTTGCACTTCCCACCACTCGCAACCTAGAAGAAGAATAGAAGAAAAAGCTCAAAGGTGCAGAGCCACCTCTTATGCTTAAGCCAGGGAAATTGCTATAATATTGATTGTAGATGAGAATGAAAATGTTTGCATATCTCTTTGGGTATTAGTCGTCGGATATATATAGAGTGGCCATGGGCATCCTCTCAAGGACTCATAAGTGCCTTTATCTCCTATTTGAAACTAAATTGGGTCTTATTATTATATGAGTAATGcttctcatcattctaattcTTATCTTTCTCTCATCATTTTACGATGTGGTATtagatgattgaaaattatttattatattttacttgtgaatTTATTATCGAATATCATACCATAGAATGATGAAAATTAggacaataaataaattttttcttattatatttattttattgcctATGATTTATCTAGTCAGTAGAGGGTTATCGTAACACCCTGGCCGTAGGCAACTTTTTAGCTTCTCTCTTCCTCTGTACTGAGCATGTGGCCATAATTTATAGCATGTGCGGTATCTTTAGCTGAGAGTCTGAGACCCAGTTATCTGGACTCGCCCTTAAAATCGTGATGGCCCAGAAGATGGAATAGAAAATGTCTCTCCTAAGCAATGAATATTAGAATATAAGAAGACAAACCAAAATCAtcaaaaattaaagaaactaaCCCAGTTATCTCACATATACTCCTACTAAATCTAAAGGTAAAGAAATTCTCTTTTAACCACATTGTTTCAAATCatggattttaatttattgtaaccaTAGAGATCAAGCCTTTAATCTATTAATCCCAACTCAACCAGTTTATATacaattagaaaataaaataagaaaattagagCTAATTTATCTCAAAATAGTCAAATTCCCCTTTCTATTGAGGAATCCGTTCAAAGAGAAAACACCTCTTTACCTATTTCTTAGCAACCAAACAGGACATTACAAATCATGAGGAAAACACCTCTAAAACGACGAGATTATCGatgcttgatcgattgaagaaTTAGATAGAAAAAGGACGGCAACTTTTAACGAAGGAGAGAAGCAGTGGCGTTGTTCTCTTTAACTCAAAAGTGATTTGGACAACTAAATCATGCAGGGAAAAAAATGCTATCTCATTTTAAGTATGGAAGtgatacataatttttataaaaataaatgaggtttattgttaaaaaattaattttttaatataaattttatatttatttatttttcttaaagagaTTGTATGGCACTTACAAATTCCAcgattgcaaatataatttatctttATACTTTTACCCCAAATTGAATCTTAAGCATCTTTAGTGAACAATTTGCAGATAAAAATGATAGTTGGCATAACCAACTTAACAACCAAATTTAACCGAAttgattgaatttttcttttcagatttctcaaatttttaaaaaataaaaatgaattttctaactgtattatattctaaaaaaattcataaaaaataataaatttacaaaaattttgtgtataattatttttatgtattattttatacattttattgatgtaattaatttcatattaaaaaatattaatgtatcGTATTATCTTTGGTCCAAACGTGTCGTTTTACGTCACACTTTAAATAGTCTTTGGCTCTTGAATATATAAATTCCCAATCGCTTTGAAGGGATGAAAAAGCATTCCGTTTTCGTTTCATTCAATTCCCAATCGCTCTCGCTTGCGCCGTTCCTCTTGCTTTTGCTCTTCCAGAAGTGTCGCCCCAACCCAGGTAAGAGAATTTTTCTATAACAATTTGTGCAAAACCTGGAGTCAGGTTCTTTCTGCTGGatttttattgttgattttatttCTGAAACACATTAGGTGTATTTTTGGTGATCTATGCTAGAAATAGTAGAAACCCTACAATTCGAATTCGAGGTTTCGGTAAAGAAAAATCTTTAACCCTAGGGTTGAAATTGGATCTTGATTGTGAGAATAAATCTGATTGGCTTGCATGGAAACTTGGGGCTTTCCTCGAGTGCGATTATTAACTAAATTCTATAAGTTTTGAAAAGCGTTgctataagtttttttttttttttttatcctttcccTTTTTTAGGTATTGATCCTTGAATTTAAGGATGCCGGCTACAGCGGGTAGGGTTCGCATGCCCGCCAACAATCGGGTTCACAGCAGTGCAGCCCTCCAAACCCATGGTATATGGCAGAGTGCGATTGGTTATGATCCGTACGCACCTACCAAGGACGATGACAAGAACGCTTTGAAACCCAACTCATCGACCGCCGAACCAGATACTGATAATGCATATGCAAGCTTCCAAGGCCTCTTGGCGCTTGCCCGTATAACTGGATCAAATGCCAATGAGGCTCGTGGGGCGTGCAAGAAGTGTGGCCGTGTTGGACACCTCACCTTTCAATGCCGGAATTTTCTGAGTATTAAGGATGATAATAAGGATAAAGACCCAGAAGCGATTGAGGCTGCGGCTTTGGCAGAGTTGGCTAAGTTGAAGGGGAATGTGGGTAAGGTGAAAGTAAAAGGTGCAGTTGAGAGCTCAGAAGAGAGTGATGAAGAGGACAGTGAGAGTTCGGATTCAGATGTAGATTCCGAGATTGAGAGAGTTATTGCTGAGAGAAATGGGAAGAAGACAAGTAGTAAGAGAGGGTCCTTGAAAAAGGATTTCGATGAAGATGAGTCAGATACAGATTCTggggaggggaagaaaagagGGAGATCTAAGAAGAGGAGTGGGAAGAGGGGAAGTGGTGAATTGGATGGAAGTAGGAAGAGGAGAAAGAAGCTGAGAAAGAAGGATGAGTCCTCGGATGAGGATCATGAGCATCGGGGACGGTATAGGAAGAGTAGGAAGGAGAAGAGGAGGCGGCGGAGCCACCGACATTCAGAAAATTCTGACTCTGATAGATCTGATGACTTTGGTAGAGAGCGGAAGCGAAGGAGCAGAAGGAAAGCTTCACCATCTGATTCTGACGCAAGTGGCTCAGATGATTCATGGGTCGGTAGGGACAAGAAGAGACATGAGAAGAAGAACAGGAAACGCCGTCATGATGAGGATGTATAGAATATGTCCAGGGAAAGGTATTAAAGTCTGTATTCAATGGGTTATTCTTCTGGATTTTTGCAGTCTTCTCAATTAGTTGTGTGAGGAATGTACAACTTCTGCTATAATTTTGTTAGGTAGCTAGTTGGAACTTAGAATTAAATTCACTCCTTTTTCTTACAAGATGAAATCATTTATGGGTTTGCTAATAGAGCTTGAGttggcctttttatttttcttcttttcttttgttctttcttttcctcttacCTTTATTGGTCTAAGTGCTGtctaaatcaattttaaaacacCTCTTCTTCACTGATTTGTTCCCATCCAAGTGAGCTGGCACTTGGTCTGGCAACCATTATTGTTTATGCGTTTCTTCATCCTCTAGCGGTAAATGCAAACGGGTGTTCCCAATTCCAGTTGAGGCTGTGTGCCGCCATTATCTGAAAACAAAGCATACATGCTCAGTTTCTTTGCGAAAGCAGGTAAAGAGTGCTCCCATGGACCTAACGTTGAGTgagcttcttttctttttgatttaAGAGTTATCCCGTGAGCAATCAACGAAGAGAAGCAAAAAAATTTTGGTAATCAAAACCTTGTGATATCCTCATGTTGCCCAAATATAAATCATATGAATTTTCTTGTCTGGTATGCTACGTTATGATGACTGTGACTGGTGCATTTAAGGTTTGTTGCGTTTATTTGGTTTTTgggaatatattttttatattttctagttCATGCTGTGGGATATTATCATATGCCATAGGATGGCTTTGTCATGCTTAATTCCGTGCATATGATATGGATCAGTTACTTTGTGCTAAAAAAGCTGTTGAATATGCAGAAATGCTGGAAAATGGATGGTGAGATCTATCTTGAAGTTGCCAAACCAGCTGTGGATACCAAATCGTTACCTGCTGTTGGACACGGAATATTTGAAGGTGTTTGCTTGGTTTGTGTGTTGCATTGTCTGTTGAGGGGCCCCAGCATATCCAGACTGTATTGAGTGCCTTTTACTTTAATACATTTCGCCTTCACAAGGCCAATCGGCAATTGCTCGACTATACTGTAGTTGTGATGCCATTTTAACATGATTCTAGTTGTTTAGTATTTTCGGGTCAAATACGATATACTTCTACAGAGAGAATCATGAGTTTTCCTGTCCAAGACTTACCCAAGGTGTGGATGATCTGAAAATACTTTTGGacctattgtatttttttttttaatgtttttatttaacgTTAAGGAAGCTttcattagtatttttttttaaatgtttaaatatataaaaaattattgaaacaaaagggaaaaaaaatacattattgcAAATGATGTCATGATATAACATTGCCAGTTATGCTAAAAAAAGGTTCTCAGGATCCATAGCGTGTTCTTTGTAGTTGTGTTACCTGCAAAAAATGGTTGGAATAAAAGGCACCAAACAAATCTCTTTATATGTCTACAACACGGGTTCTCTCGCCTCAAATTATTAGTAACAGTTACTGTTCTAGACACCAATCATGGATTCATGTATGATGTATCTAGGATGTTCGGTTTCCCATTAAATAAGAAGAGTAAGCAGAACTATAACAAATTATAGGAAGGCAGTACCGCTGCCCACCCCTGCATCCTGGGTTTTCCATCCTTGGCCATTAAAAGACTTCAATCTTGGGTAGCTGCCCCTTGGTTGAGCTCCGCAAACCTCATGCCAACACGCATTGAATGCTTTAGAAACTTCTCAGCACACCGCTGCACACAGGTTTCCTCTTGTTTTTGCAACGACTTGTGCTTAAAATTATCTACGCAATCATTGAAGCATCTCTCCACGAGTGAATTATACATCCTCAAGCTGCAACAATTACACAGATTGTTCCCATCATGTATTAGACTAGAATCGAATCAGAAAGGTCAAGGAGTAGCCTATATCCATTAGTCCAAGATATGATAGTCCGCAGAGTAAGGACCAACCCACAAAAGGGGGAACGAGTAAGAATCAAAGAGGAGATATTTGATGTAGCTAAGAACTCCAACTTCAATATTTCAAATGTTACTCATCAGATAGAAAACATAACCAATACTTGGATTGCTTAGAAAGGAGGGAACTGAACATCAATTGTCTTCATGGGTTATTTGTCCCATACACAGTTCACTAAACTAAGAACAGTATGTGTTCCTATGGTCAGGgaaaacacttttttttctttttaaagaagagGGACGGTACCAAATTTAATAGATGGTTATCCCTTTTGGCGGAAGAACACCATTTACAAAGATAAAAACTTAGGGGTGAGGGAAACCGCTAGAGCTAGGAGGACTGTCaggcaaacaaaaaaaaaaaccaagctGGTAACTTTAGTTTTGTCAAAGGTAAAAATGTCGTTCCCAAAACGTCCAGAAGCAACATATTTAGCTGCACTGGTTTTAAGGAGAACCTTTTTATGGCTTCACAAAACCAGCATCACATACGAATAGTAGAACGATAATGGAAGCTATACAGCACATAGTGCCAAGTCTGTGAAGCCGCAACCCcctaaaacaaatattaaatagaAACCATTTCCACAATTAAGACTTCCGACTGAAGCATTCGCACACTTCAAAATACCATTCGGACACAACGCGTATGAATCACGAACTTTCGATAGGTAACTGAAGTAATTTACAGACCTAATGAATGGAAAAGGTCTTGATCTGAGAAAGAACGAGTTTCATAAACAGAATGCAGAAGGGAATGCATGAATCTAGATGGGTactgaagaaaataaacatggGGCGGACCTGTCACGAATCTGGAGCTGGTCGATCATGGAGGACATTCTGATCTTATCTTCCTCTGGAAGATTGTCTAGATCTCCTAGCATACTCTTGTCCATACTCGATTACTAATCCGCAACCTCACGACTACGAAACAGAGTAAGAAACGAAATGTCTTCTCTCTGCAACTTCGACCTAGCCCTTAGTTCATTTTATAGTGACAAAGCCCTAGACTTTTCGTGCAGTGAGAAGTCACCTCACTCCACGGCGTCGTTAGACGATACTCTTCAGTCTTCTGGGCCGGTTTGTTAAAATATATGGGCCTTATGCGGACATTCATCTCGACCTTTATTACCATCAAAAGTCCAAGCCCAGCTTAAATAGGAGACTGCACATGTTTGATTATTGAAGATTATaagaatttttcaaaacaaaacaaaacaaaacaaaaacaaaacaaaagaagaagaaaaagaagaagattataagaaattttaaaaaaatattaaaataatttggagatttattttttattaggagTCGTGAcagtgaattaaaaaaaaaaaaaaaaaaacagaagttTCTCGGATAAATTCATTAGGAGTCGTGACATTCATCTTGACCTTTGCACTCTTTTTAtgtctctcttatttttctacttcttcctcctctctctttctGGATAATATACTGGATATCACTACATCCCGCTCCTGTTGCAGCCACAACAGCTGCAGAGGATGCTTACCATGTCCCTTAAaaaactttttgtttttattttttattttttctttctaccCATTAATGTAGTTGCTGGGaaaactcaaaaagaaaattttctttcACCCATTAATGAAGTGCTAACGACtacaaataaatttcataaaagtaaaattataaactgacataattttatatattccgTTAGATTTACTTACAATAAATCTAACTTTATAATCCGATTTTTCACATcgaattatgtcaatttatgaatttatttttatgaaatctcgCTAAAACTATGTCAATCCGTTAGATTTGTcccataaaatgaaaaaccatGAATCAAGCCCTTTATTTGTGGTTTCTTCTTTTGGAAATTTTCACCAGCTAAGATAATAGTCACGAGTTCTCTTCTAATGAAGCATGATGATTTCagggaatatttttttaatgtgaaaGAACACATCTCCTTGTGGGATACTTAGGTGGCTTACGTGTCACACTCTTtgatatatattagatatatttatcttaatagatttatatttatattaacactctaaataattaaaataaagatactattcatttaaaaacaaacaGTTACATTCATTGATGAAAGGAAGCaacaattaaaaagttatagaTAAAGATCTTGGCCTATCTATATATAAAGGCATGTAATTCTCCATCAATTACATTTATATAATCGGTTCATACAAATACTTGATCAACAATGGCCGATGTTAGTATTCTAACGATTCTTTACTATTAGATTTTCTCCAAATCTTACAATAGTAGTATCAAAGTGAACTTTTGTGCCACGTTGTTTAGTATAAATTTCGATTGTTACGAGGATTGTTTGTTGAAATACGTGTTTGGGCATCTATGATTATTTTGATTTGTGGGTTGTTGTTATTTGTTAGAGAgtttatcaaaatatttatgaatttgttaAAATGAAGATTTTTTGGAGATAGTGTGATTCCGAAGATTTGATTATTAGAAGATTTTATTTGTCAAAGCTTCTATATCATAGTTGGAGGGTGAGGTTGAAGAGAAAATCCCTTCAAAATACTCTTTGAAAGCCTTCTCAATGCCTGCTCTATCTTCTTGCTACTTGTCCTCAACATCTCTAATTTGTTTTTTGTagttccttcttcttcttacaGTAACACAAGCATGAAAATATCTCGTGTTTCTATCACCTTGTTGGTACCAATGTGTTTTTGCTCTTTGTCTCCACCTTTGATCTTCCCACTCTAGCATGTATCACAACTATCTTTTAAGCAAATTTACTTCTTCAATATTTCATGCCCCCTCAATCAACCGCTTTTGTCGTAATCTTTTTATCTTCTCTTTGATGATTTCCTCCCTCTTCCTATAAGTCCTTTTACTCCATTTACTAAGTGCCTCCCTGCATAGATTTAGGTTGCATTTAAGTAATAAGGTtatctcaaatattttataaatagtaataaaaaagaactgataaaatattgaatagtagtgaatagtaataaaaagtaataataaaataataaatagtaatgaagtaTTCTCATATTACTCTATTATCCAAACTGGAACTGGATTTAGCAACTCCTTCCATTCCTCTTCAACTACTTTGCTACAATCTTCCTCAATAGCCCAACAAACTTCATACTTGAACTTCTTTTGATTGATTCCTGTGTTGACTATCGCTCATATGTAATACAAGTGGTTTGTGATCAGAGC is a window from the Carya illinoinensis cultivar Pawnee chromosome 14, C.illinoinensisPawnee_v1, whole genome shotgun sequence genome containing:
- the LOC122294398 gene encoding mitochondrial import inner membrane translocase subunit Tim9-like, whose translation is MDKSMLGDLDNLPEEDKIRMSSMIDQLQIRDSLRMYNSLVERCFNDCVDNFKHKSLQKQEETCVQRCAEKFLKHSMRVGMRFAELNQGAATQD
- the LOC122294899 gene encoding non-functional NADPH-dependent codeinone reductase 2-like isoform X3 — translated: MSTSIPEFTLQNGNAMPLLGFGTAEYPFGSSSETMKETFLHAIKLGYRHFDSAAIYQSEQLLGEAIQDALSLGLVKSRDELFITSKLSCSDGHHDRVLPAMQKTLSNLKLEYVDLYLIHMPVSLKTGEIGISFKKEDILPMDMKSVWEAMENCQKLGLAKSIGVSNFTRKKLETLLSTARIHPAVNQVEMNPYWQQKQLREFCEEKGIHITAYSPLGGKGTIWGTNWIMECEVLKEIANAKGRTIAQISLRWVHEQGVSVVVKSFNKERMKENLDIFDWNLSPDELQKIAGIPQRRGSIASEFISDEGPYKTLSELWDGEI
- the LOC122294899 gene encoding non-functional NADPH-dependent codeinone reductase 2-like isoform X1 encodes the protein MSSIPEFTLQNGNTIPLLGFGTAEYPFGSSSETMKETFLHAIKLGYRHFDSAAIYQSEQLLGEAMHDALNLGLIKSRDELFITSKLWCSNGHHDRVVPAIQKTLSNLKLEYVDLYLIHIPVSLKTGEIGLSFKKEDILPMDIKSVWEAMENCQKLGLAKSIGVSNFTRKKLETLLSTAKIHPAVNQVEMNPYWQQEQLREFCEEKGIHITAYSPLGGKGTIWGTNWIMECEVLKEIAKAKGRTIAQIVTIANFGRKGVCRQLKNTPQGIGTSQADRAKKTMSTSIPEFTLQNGNAMPLLGFGTAEYPFGSSSETMKETFLHAIKLGYRHFDSAAIYQSEQLLGEAIQDALSLGLVKSRDELFITSKLSCSDGHHDRVLPAMQKTLSNLKLEYVDLYLIHMPVSLKTGEIGISFKKEDILPMDMKSVWEAMENCQKLGLAKSIGVSNFTRKKLETLLSTARIHPAVNQVEMNPYWQQKQLREFCEEKGIHITAYSPLGGKGTIWGTNWIMECEVLKEIANAKGRTIAQISLRWVHEQGVSVVVKSFNKERMKENLDIFDWNLSPDELQKIAGIPQRRGSIASEFISDEGPYKTLSELWDGEI
- the LOC122294899 gene encoding non-functional NADPH-dependent codeinone reductase 2-like isoform X2 encodes the protein MSSIPEFTLQNGNTIPLLGFGTAEYPFGSSSETMKETFLHAIKLGYRHFDSAAIYQSEQLLGEAMHDALNLGLIKSRDELFITSKLWCSNGHHDRVVPAIQKTLSNLKLEYVDLYLIHIPVSLKTGEIGLSFKKEDILPMDIKSVWEAMENCQKLGLAKSIGVVGSSHGPCSAADLFVFAKVEMNPYWQQEQLREFCEEKGIHITAYSPLGGKGTIWGTNWIMECEVLKEIAKAKGRTIAQIVTIANFGRKGVCRQLKNTPQGIGTSQADRAKKTMSTSIPEFTLQNGNAMPLLGFGTAEYPFGSSSETMKETFLHAIKLGYRHFDSAAIYQSEQLLGEAIQDALSLGLVKSRDELFITSKLSCSDGHHDRVLPAMQKTLSNLKLEYVDLYLIHMPVSLKTGEIGISFKKEDILPMDMKSVWEAMENCQKLGLAKSIGVSNFTRKKLETLLSTARIHPAVNQVEMNPYWQQKQLREFCEEKGIHITAYSPLGGKGTIWGTNWIMECEVLKEIANAKGRTIAQISLRWVHEQGVSVVVKSFNKERMKENLDIFDWNLSPDELQKIAGIPQRRGSIASEFISDEGPYKTLSELWDGEI
- the LOC122294396 gene encoding CAX-interacting protein 4-like, which encodes MPATAGRVRMPANNRVHSSAALQTHGIWQSAIGYDPYAPTKDDDKNALKPNSSTAEPDTDNAYASFQGLLALARITGSNANEARGACKKCGRVGHLTFQCRNFLSIKDDNKDKDPEAIEAAALAELAKLKGNVGKVKVKGAVESSEESDEEDSESSDSDVDSEIERVIAERNGKKTSSKRGSLKKDFDEDESDTDSGEGKKRGRSKKRSGKRGSGELDGSRKRRKKLRKKDESSDEDHEHRGRYRKSRKEKRRRRSHRHSENSDSDRSDDFGRERKRRSRRKASPSDSDASGSDDSWVGRDKKRHEKKNRKRRHDEDV